In a genomic window of Vigna angularis cultivar LongXiaoDou No.4 chromosome 6, ASM1680809v1, whole genome shotgun sequence:
- the LOC108331534 gene encoding YTH domain-containing protein ECT4, with amino-acid sequence MDRGKRFQKLQYVPKRTIKGTTSHSQQRKDEDVVSRKDCISSVSTSFVTSSGDDAGVAGVNESEALPCYASVPTSIGVQSQTVKGSVIAKTHPKSPGPMKPNNFKSTHRNESLTSIIYKPVTNTEKDIKIINKAPHVHSNFTAATSPTTYQQHVGKLSSSDTSGCHMFPPTNYRQNSSDYIRNTSSTNRPNGRVSSLNDRPVSNDKFRNGESETSKEMTRGPRGHYNYFLLPPSIVNDEFETTISRDQYNLSDFQTEYETAKFYVIKSFNEDDVHKGVKYNVWTSTPNGNRKLNTAYLDSEAKLRQTDTKCPVFLFFSVNASGQFVGVAEMLGPVDFKKDMNFWKLDKYNGFFPIKWHIIKDVPNNQFVHIILPNNENKPVTFTRDTQEIGLKEGLEMLNIFKNYSAKTSLLDDFDFYENREKLFRSEKKTMHTRPEQGAYGNANYQNTFRAREKKTEIQSSATVQGSLVKLTKNLSLNSSGKQGFR; translated from the exons ATGGACCGTGGCAAGAGATTCCAGAAAC TTCAATACGTCCCTAAAAGAACTATAAAAGGAACTACAAGTCATAGTCAGCAGCGGAAGGATGAAGATGTG GTTTCTAGAAAAGATTGTATCTCATCCGTTTCAACATCATTTGTGACCTCCTCTGGAGACGATGCTGGCGTTGCAG GTGTGAATGAATCAGAAGCTCTGCCTTGTTATGCATCAGTCCCAACATCTATTGGTGTGCAGAGCCAAACGGTCAAGGGTTCTGTAATTGCAAAAACTCATCCAAAATCCCCTGGTCCAATGAAGCCGAATAACTTCAAGTCTACACATAGAAATGAGAGTTTAACCAGCATAATATATAAGCCCGTGACTAATACAGAAAAagatatcaaaattataaacaag GCTCCTCATGTGCATTCTAATTTTACAGCAGCTACCTCTCCAACTACATATCAGCAGCACGTAGGAAAACTTTCATCTTCAGACACCTCAGGATGTCATATGTTTCCCCCCACAAACTACAGGCAAAATTCTTCTGACTACATTCGAAATACCTCTTCTACCAACAGACCAAATGGGAGAGTATCTAGTTTAAATGATCGACCTGTTTCAAATGACAAATTTAGGAATGGAGAATCTGAAACGTCAAAGGAAATGACTCGGGGACCTCGGGGTCATTACAACTATTTTCTTCTACCACCATCTATTGTTAATGATGAGTTTGAAACCACAATATCTAGAGACCAATATAACCTGTCAGATTTCCAAACTGAATACGAAACTGCTAAATTTTATGTGATTAAATCTTTTAATGAAGACGACGTTCATAAGGGTGTTAAATATAATGTTTGGACAAGTACTCCAAACGGAAATAGGAAGTTGAACACAGCGTACCTTGATTCAGAAGCTAAATTGAGACAGACAGACACGAAGTGTCCAGTATTCCTTTTCTTCTCA GTTAATGCTAGCGGACAGTTTGTTGGAGTGGCTGAGATGCTTGGGCCGGTGGACTTTAAAAAAGACATGAACTTTTGGAAACTTGACAAGTACAATGGTTTCTTCCCAATTAAGTGGCACATAATAAAAGATGTTCCCAACAACCAGTTTGTGCATATCATTCTTCCAAACAATGAGAACAAGCCTGTAACTTTCACTAGGGACACACAAGAG ATTGGACTGAAGGAAGGTCTGGAGATGctgaatattttcaaaaattattcgGCTAAGACATCTCTCTTGGATGATTTTGACTTTTATGAGAACCGAGAAAAGTTATTTCGTTCTGAGAAGAAAACTATGCATACAAGGCCAGAACAGGGAGCATATGGTAATGCCAATTACCAA AATACTTTCAGGgcaagagagaagaaaacaGAGATTCAATCGAGTGCTACCGTGCAAGGTAGTCTGGTCAAACTTACAAAGAATCTTTCTCTAAATTCCTCTGGAAAACAAGGATTCAGATAG
- the LOC108324839 gene encoding uncharacterized protein LOC108324839 isoform X2 yields the protein MTHSLKHSVDLECSDNNRPSKLSKIEHSSHIEEEEEEEMNQNPKNGIQRYLFAIEYIGTRFSGSQKQLTCRTVVGALEEAFAKFVGQPVSVSCSSRTDAGVHALSNVCHVDIQRTSKRKPGEVLPPHEPAVVGRAVNHFLQKHDSDLTIIDVRRVPSDFHARFKAQERTYFYRLLSGPEPLSTFEKDRAWHEACRVLVGCHDFSSFRAAGCQAKSPIRTLDELSVTEVIESPYFPSVMDRERHNKVSSNLRVYPSNSGTDISPSSSPCIDKLTTSSEDVGFGKRRRHRCLVVTARARSFLYHQVRLLVGVLKAVGSGNLTIPDVERILNAKSVTSASPMAPACGLYLGEVKYDLPTT from the exons atgaCACACAGTTTGAAGCATTCAGTGGATTTGGAGTGCAGTGATAACAATCGACCGTCCAAGTTATCAAAAATCGAGCATTCCAGTcacattgaagaagaagaagaagaagagatgaatcaaaaccctaaaaatgggATTCAACGCTATTTGTTTGCAATCGAGTATATCGGCACTCGCTTCTCCGGTTCTCAGAAGCAGCTCACTTGCCGTACCGTCGTTGGAGCTCTCGAG GAAGCTTTTGCTAAGTTTGTTGGCCAGCCCGTCTCTGTCTCCTGTTCAAGTAGAACT GATGCTGGAGTTCATGCTTTGTCAAATGTTTGTCATGTGGATATTCAACGGACCAGCAAAAGAAAGCCCGGTGAAGTG TTACCACCTCATGAACCTGCTGTGGTTGGAAGGGCTGTAAACCATTTCTTGCAG aagCATGACAGTGACTTAACGATCATTGATGTTCGACGTGTTCCATCTGATTTTCATGCCAGATTTAAAGCACAAGAGCGCAC ATACTTCTATCGTTTGCTGTCTGGGCCAGAGCCTTTGTCAACCTTTGAGAAAGATCGAGCATGGCAT GAAGCATGCAGGGTTCTTGTTGGATGCCATGATTTTAGTTCCTTCAGGGCAGCTGGTTGTCAg GCAAAATCACCAATTAGAACTTTGGATGAACTCAGTGTCACCGAGGTAATTGAAAGTCCATATTTCCCATCTGTAATGGATAGAGAACGACATAATAAAGTTAGTAGTAATCTTCGTGTTTACCCTAGCAACTCCGGAACTGACATTTCTCCTAGTTCAAGTCCATGCATTGATAAATTAACGACTTCAAGTGAAGATGTGGGATTTGGCAAACGAAGACGACATCGTTGCCTGGTGGTAACAGCACGAGCACGCTCCTTTCTTTACCACCAG GTTAGATTACTTGTGGGTGTTCTCAAGGCTGTTGGCAGTGGAAACTTGACGATTCCGGACG TTGAAAGAATTTTGAATGCCAAGAGTGTTACTTCCGCAAGTCCAATGGCCCCAGCATGTGGTCTTTACTTGGGAGAGGTGAAATATGATCTGCCTACAACTTAG
- the LOC108324839 gene encoding uncharacterized protein LOC108324839 isoform X1, whose protein sequence is MTHSLKHSVDLECSDNNRPSKLSKIEHSSHIEEEEEEEMNQNPKNGIQRYLFAIEYIGTRFSGSQKQLTCRTVVGALEEAFAKFVGQPVSVSCSSRTDAGVHALSNVCHVDIQRTSKRKPGEVLPPHEPAVVGRAVNHFLQKHDSDLTIIDVRRVPSDFHARFKAQERTYFYRLLSGPEPLSTFEKDRAWHVCEDLNVPAMQEACRVLVGCHDFSSFRAAGCQAKSPIRTLDELSVTEVIESPYFPSVMDRERHNKVSSNLRVYPSNSGTDISPSSSPCIDKLTTSSEDVGFGKRRRHRCLVVTARARSFLYHQVRLLVGVLKAVGSGNLTIPDVERILNAKSVTSASPMAPACGLYLGEVKYDLPTT, encoded by the exons atgaCACACAGTTTGAAGCATTCAGTGGATTTGGAGTGCAGTGATAACAATCGACCGTCCAAGTTATCAAAAATCGAGCATTCCAGTcacattgaagaagaagaagaagaagagatgaatcaaaaccctaaaaatgggATTCAACGCTATTTGTTTGCAATCGAGTATATCGGCACTCGCTTCTCCGGTTCTCAGAAGCAGCTCACTTGCCGTACCGTCGTTGGAGCTCTCGAG GAAGCTTTTGCTAAGTTTGTTGGCCAGCCCGTCTCTGTCTCCTGTTCAAGTAGAACT GATGCTGGAGTTCATGCTTTGTCAAATGTTTGTCATGTGGATATTCAACGGACCAGCAAAAGAAAGCCCGGTGAAGTG TTACCACCTCATGAACCTGCTGTGGTTGGAAGGGCTGTAAACCATTTCTTGCAG aagCATGACAGTGACTTAACGATCATTGATGTTCGACGTGTTCCATCTGATTTTCATGCCAGATTTAAAGCACAAGAGCGCAC ATACTTCTATCGTTTGCTGTCTGGGCCAGAGCCTTTGTCAACCTTTGAGAAAGATCGAGCATGGCATGTATGTGAAGATCTTAATGTTCCAGCTATGCAA GAAGCATGCAGGGTTCTTGTTGGATGCCATGATTTTAGTTCCTTCAGGGCAGCTGGTTGTCAg GCAAAATCACCAATTAGAACTTTGGATGAACTCAGTGTCACCGAGGTAATTGAAAGTCCATATTTCCCATCTGTAATGGATAGAGAACGACATAATAAAGTTAGTAGTAATCTTCGTGTTTACCCTAGCAACTCCGGAACTGACATTTCTCCTAGTTCAAGTCCATGCATTGATAAATTAACGACTTCAAGTGAAGATGTGGGATTTGGCAAACGAAGACGACATCGTTGCCTGGTGGTAACAGCACGAGCACGCTCCTTTCTTTACCACCAG GTTAGATTACTTGTGGGTGTTCTCAAGGCTGTTGGCAGTGGAAACTTGACGATTCCGGACG TTGAAAGAATTTTGAATGCCAAGAGTGTTACTTCCGCAAGTCCAATGGCCCCAGCATGTGGTCTTTACTTGGGAGAGGTGAAATATGATCTGCCTACAACTTAG
- the LOC108324839 gene encoding uncharacterized protein LOC108324839 isoform X3: protein MGFNAICLQSSISALASPVLRSSSLAVPSLELSRKLLLSLLASPSLSPVQVELMLEFMLCQMFVMWIFNGPAKESPLPPHEPAVVGRAVNHFLQKHDSDLTIIDVRRVPSDFHARFKAQERTYFYRLLSGPEPLSTFEKDRAWHVCEDLNVPAMQEACRVLVGCHDFSSFRAAGCQAKSPIRTLDELSVTEVIESPYFPSVMDRERHNKVSSNLRVYPSNSGTDISPSSSPCIDKLTTSSEDVGFGKRRRHRCLVVTARARSFLYHQVRLLVGVLKAVGSGNLTIPDVERILNAKSVTSASPMAPACGLYLGEVKYDLPTT, encoded by the exons atgggATTCAACGCTATTTGTTTGCAATCGAGTATATCGGCACTCGCTTCTCCGGTTCTCAGAAGCAGCTCACTTGCCGTACCGTCGTTGGAGCTCTCGAG GAAGCTTTTGCTAAGTTTGTTGGCCAGCCCGTCTCTGTCTCCTGTTCAAGTAGAACT GATGCTGGAGTTCATGCTTTGTCAAATGTTTGTCATGTGGATATTCAACGGACCAGCAAAAGAAAGCCCG TTACCACCTCATGAACCTGCTGTGGTTGGAAGGGCTGTAAACCATTTCTTGCAG aagCATGACAGTGACTTAACGATCATTGATGTTCGACGTGTTCCATCTGATTTTCATGCCAGATTTAAAGCACAAGAGCGCAC ATACTTCTATCGTTTGCTGTCTGGGCCAGAGCCTTTGTCAACCTTTGAGAAAGATCGAGCATGGCATGTATGTGAAGATCTTAATGTTCCAGCTATGCAA GAAGCATGCAGGGTTCTTGTTGGATGCCATGATTTTAGTTCCTTCAGGGCAGCTGGTTGTCAg GCAAAATCACCAATTAGAACTTTGGATGAACTCAGTGTCACCGAGGTAATTGAAAGTCCATATTTCCCATCTGTAATGGATAGAGAACGACATAATAAAGTTAGTAGTAATCTTCGTGTTTACCCTAGCAACTCCGGAACTGACATTTCTCCTAGTTCAAGTCCATGCATTGATAAATTAACGACTTCAAGTGAAGATGTGGGATTTGGCAAACGAAGACGACATCGTTGCCTGGTGGTAACAGCACGAGCACGCTCCTTTCTTTACCACCAG GTTAGATTACTTGTGGGTGTTCTCAAGGCTGTTGGCAGTGGAAACTTGACGATTCCGGACG TTGAAAGAATTTTGAATGCCAAGAGTGTTACTTCCGCAAGTCCAATGGCCCCAGCATGTGGTCTTTACTTGGGAGAGGTGAAATATGATCTGCCTACAACTTAG
- the LOC108326326 gene encoding uncharacterized protein LOC108326326 yields the protein MKRKRGHKKGKSKGATNHGMSANDNLSNGGGQNKEETSGLDEFGYDKDNSGMEDDTPSSTGTDQHFNLANINPDGSIDKAIGKSVGRVKVKLRTPKMLDSQPTSSDAPTQSDTDKSSQQHGLEKQGLSAERMEDSANSLPDMKLSNLSKRAGSIKIKSSKVLGSNAEHTSKPLSASTEVIHPKERKATQHNALYNKQELDASLVIIRKVMKMDAAEPFNVPVNPEALGIPDYFDIIDTPMDFGTICRNLEKNEKYMNSEDVYKDVQYIWDNCYKYNNKGDYILDLMRRVKKNFMKYWTAAGLYTEQSKGTKGMERTSTEDTTLSGDGKVGKSSQLKQKTKKRHGRHHKHDCLCAICVLKRRRREREENARMARGSFGSGGDKHAKEFKHEESVQVDSPGGEDSSSNIDESMGTDGDVDEDRGEVTKMDISEKQCSPPERKHRSIDVDDDGNDDHGLEEGDDEEGNEEEDIEMNSQKREMDETTKHGGTLAVKSNVGDATVLHDEYRTKQQEGQASSVQPKKKYKGSQDKQQKSKLLESLYNENPKLSGLCAILFPQNSQSVWSGPHSLIQRTNSARTTTIHAAISSFME from the exons ATGAAGCGCAAGCGTGGGCATAAGAAAGGAAAGTCAAAAGGTGCCACTAACCATGGAATGAGTGCTAACGATAACCTAAGTAATGGTGGGGGTCAAAACAAGGAAGAAACCTCTGGTTTGGATGAGTTTGGTTATGATAAAGATAACTCTGGAATGGAAGATGACACGCCTTCTTCCACTGGGACGGATCAGCATTTCAATCTTGCTAACATAAATCCTGATGGTTCCATTGATAAGGCTATTGGGAAATCAGTTGGGCGTGTTAAGGTGAAGCTTAGGACACCTAAAATGTTGGACTCCCAACCCACCTCATCTGATGCTCCCACACAGAGCGATACTGATAAGAGTAGCCAGCAGCATGGCCTTGAAAAACAAGGTTTGAGTGCCGAGAGGATGGAGGATAGTGCAAACTCGTTGCCTGATATGAAACTGAGTAATCTGTCAAAGAGAGCTGGTAGCATAAAAATCAAGTCTTCAAAGGTTTTGGGATCAAATGCGGAGCACACAAGCAAACCATTGTCAGCTTCCACTGAGGTCATCCacccaaaagaaagaaaggccACTCAACATAATGCCCTATATAATAAGCAGGAATTGGATGCTTCCTTAGTG ATTATAAGGAAGGTAATGAAGATGGATGCAGCTGAGCCCTTCAATGTTCCTGTCAATCCCGAAGCTCTGGGAATTCCT GACTATTTCGATATCATAGATACACCAATGGATTTTGGAACAATATGCCGCAatcttgaaaaaaatgaaaagtatatgaattcAGAGGATGTATATAAGGATGTTCAATACATTTGGGACAACTGTTACAAGTATAACAATAAAGGTGACTACATCTTGGATCTTATGAGGCGAGTAAAGAAGAACTTTATGAAGTATTGGACTGCAGCTGGGCTATACACTGAACAATCAAAAGGGACCAAGG GTATGGAAAGGACTTCAACAGAAGATACCACACTGTCTGGTGATGGAAAAGTAGGGAAGAGTAGCCAATTGAAGCAGAAGACAAAAAAGCGTCATGG AAGACACCATAAACATGACTGTTTATGTGCTATCTGTGTTCTAAAGCGACGTAGGAGAGAACGGGAGGAAAATGCTCGTATGGCTAGAGGCAGCTTCGGATCTGGTGGTGATAAGCATGCTAAAGAGTTTAAGCACGAG GAATCGGTGCAAGTAGATAGTCCTGGTGGTGAGGATTCATCATCAAATATAGATGAATCTATGGGCACTGATGGAGATGTTGATGAAGACAGAGGAGAGGTAACAAAGATGGATATTAGTGAGAAGCAGTGTAGCCCTCCTGAGAGAAAGCACAGGAgcattgatgttgatgatgatggcAATGATGACCATGGCCTAGAAGAAGGGGATGACGAGGAGGGGAATGAAGAGGAAGATATTGAAATGAACAGTCAGAAGCGAGAGATGGATGAGACTACAAAACATGGTGGGACCTTGGCAGTGAAATCAAATGTTGGTGATGCAACTGTTCTTCACGATGAATATAGAACAAAGCAACAAGAAGGGCAAGCTTCGTCAGTCCAGCCTAAGAAGAAATACAAG GGGTCACAAGATAAACAGCAGAAAAGTAAGCTCCTTGAGAGTTTATATAATGAAAACCCCAAGCTTTCAGGTTTGTGTGCAATTCTTTTCCCCCAAAATAGTCAGTCTGTTTGGAGTGGACCACACTCACTAATACAGAGGACAAATTCTGCTCGTACTACTACAATCCATGCTGCTATTAGTTCTTTCATGGAGTAA
- the LOC108339546 gene encoding uncharacterized protein LOC108339546 has translation MSDLNGERSKPPWNIYPSSNPGPSQTGVDEEAPWKSLGTSMSAISFGFVATAILISMFLIMAIFEHLFKPTSQFSTPESMTRRYQEHPPLPTPKQGNPQSVPACYGSDFSVVMPGQQYPTYIAQPAPLPCQREGAYWPSHEHHFLFN, from the exons ATGAGCGATTTGAACGGTGAAAGATCAAAGCCTCCATGGAACATATATCCATCTTCAAACCCTGGTCCATCACAGACAGGAGTTGATGAGGAAGCTCCATGGAAAAGCTTAGGGACATCTATGAGTGCTATTTCTTTTGGCTTTGTTGCCACCGCCATTTTGATTTCAATGTTTCTTATAATGGCCATATTTGAACATTTGTTCAAACCCACCTCACAATTCTCCACACCAGAATCTATGACGCGACGCTATCAGGAGCACCCACCACTACCAACACCAAAACAGGGAAACCCACAATCA GTTCCAGCATGTTATGGTTCTGATTTCTCAGTGGTGATGCCAGGGCAGCAATATCCTACCTACATCGCTCAACCTGCTCCTCTCCCTTGTCAAAGGGAAGGGGCTTATTGGCCTTCTCATGAACatcattttctatttaattag